Proteins co-encoded in one Dehalogenimonas sp. WBC-2 genomic window:
- the kdpE gene encoding KdpE (DNA-binding response regulator KdpE), producing the protein MKKILIIEDDEAVRHLLERCLKADGWQIDTVANGIEALEKVKTVEPHLILLDLILPGIHGDEFLKRLRQWSDVPVIVVSGRAKVDSRISLLQLGADDYLAKPFDINELKARIAAVIRRTNPEYKREPDGYYSDDLIVDFKERQVIVSRNEIKLDPHEFETLRVLVSRRGEIVNTKTLLTHVWGEGYYDNHYLQVVITRLRNKLGRHKSWIANIHGVGYKFLG; encoded by the coding sequence ATGAAAAAAATCTTGATTATTGAAGATGATGAAGCAGTACGACATTTGCTGGAGCGATGTCTGAAAGCAGATGGCTGGCAAATTGATACTGTAGCCAATGGCATCGAAGCTCTTGAAAAGGTAAAGACAGTCGAACCGCACCTGATTTTGTTAGATTTAATCTTGCCGGGTATCCATGGCGATGAGTTTTTAAAGCGGTTGCGGCAGTGGTCAGATGTACCGGTGATAGTGGTCAGCGGTCGTGCCAAAGTCGACAGCAGGATTAGCCTGCTGCAACTGGGCGCTGATGATTATTTGGCTAAGCCATTCGATATTAATGAACTGAAAGCCCGCATCGCTGCCGTAATCCGCCGGACAAACCCTGAATATAAAAGAGAGCCGGATGGCTACTATTCTGACGATTTGATAGTAGATTTCAAAGAGCGGCAGGTTATCGTTTCTAGGAATGAGATCAAGCTGGATCCTCATGAATTTGAGACTCTCAGGGTACTTGTAAGCCGCCGGGGTGAAATAGTTAATACAAAAACTTTACTTACTCATGTCTGGGGTGAAGGTTATTACGATAACCATTATCTTCAGGTTGTAATCACCCGGCTGAGAAATAAGCTGGGCAGACACAAGTCCTGGATAGCCAATATCCACGGAGTAGGTTATAAGTTCCTGGGCTGA